One region of Triticum aestivum cultivar Chinese Spring chromosome 6B, IWGSC CS RefSeq v2.1, whole genome shotgun sequence genomic DNA includes:
- the LOC123133520 gene encoding putative F-box/FBD/LRR-repeat protein At5g22670, producing the protein MEKKKAAAARSARKERKSHGAARKRARSGDCDVNAGDFISRLPDAVLGTIISLLPTKDGGRTQILSRRWRHLWRSAPLNLEVITGPPGSYPRHHHPSAVHHSAVSKIISQHLGPARRFCLKHLIDGDLPEMESWLDSRALISLQELDIINYTGYKTGYTLPQSVFRSASTLLVAKIMGCNFPDAITRSMNFYLLNQLSMDCVSISGDVFHGLLSGCHALESLAMLEVHAAGCLRVSSPTLRSIGFRKGSRKRAELVLEDTPRLERLLLPYCDRNNSATIRVIWAPKLQIFGPFSTGACELRVFQVAATDIIQHSYMEMVIFYVGCFLQGMSPVSSTNSIHTVKVLALGCSEHQLGAVLDVLMWFPCLEKLYVTFHAHYRTFKQNEHHYDPLHPACLQTHLKRVVFKLFKGSKQQIEFVMFFILYVKLLKKIEFQVCGDYYNTEFVARQRALLKVGNRASRYAQFTFRNTSGCTDDHVTKHIHDLSLADPFRLP; encoded by the exons ATGGAGAAGAAAAAGGCAGCGGCGGCGCGATCCGCTCGCAAGGAGCGAAAGTCCCACGGAGCCGCGCGGAAGCGGGCGCGGAGTGGAGACTGCGACGTGAACGCCGGCGATTTCATCAGCCGCCTCCCGGACGCTGTCCTCGGGACCATCATCTCTTTACTCCCCACCAAGGACGGCGGCCGCACGCAGATCCTCTCCCGCCGATGGCGCCACCTGTGGCGCTCTGCTCCTCTCAACCTCGAGGTCATCACCGGGCCTCCCGGAAGCTATCCTCGGCACCATCATCCGTCCGCGGTCCACCACTCCGCCGTCTCCAAGATAATCTCCCAACACCTTGGCCCCGCCCGCCGATTCTGCCTCAAGCACCTGATCGACGGCGACCTCCCTGAGATGGAGAGCTGGTTGGACTCCCGAGCCCTCATCAGCCTCCAGGAACTCGACATCATCAATTACACTGGATATAAGACCGGCTATACATTGCCGCAATCCGTGTTCCGCTCCGCATCCACCCTTCTCGTTGCCAAGATAATGGGTTGCAATTTCCCGGACGCGATCACACGCTCCATGAATTTCTACCTCCTCAACCAGCTTTCCATGGATTGTGTTTCGATCTCGGGGGATGTGTTCCACGGCTTGCTCTCCGGCTGCCATGCCTTGGAGAGCTTAGCCATGCTTGAAGTTCATGCTGCTGGTTGCCTCCGTGTTAGCTCGCCAACTCTTAGGAGCATTGGCTTCCGCAAAGGATCTCGTAAAAGAGCCGAATTGGTCCTCGAGGATACTCCTCGCCTTGAAAGGTTATTATTACCGTATTGTGACCGGAATAATTCTGCGACTATCCGGGTTATTTGGGCACCTAAACTGCAGATATTTGGGCCTTTCTCAACAGGCGCGTGTGAACTCCGGGTCTTCCAGGTAGCAGCAACAGACATCATTCAGCATTCTTACATGGAGATGGTTATTTTTTATGTTGGTTGTTTTCTTCAGGGAATGAGCCCCGTCAGCTCAACAAACTCGATACACACCGTGAAGGTTTTGGCCCTCGGGTGTTCTGAACATCAATTGGGTGCAGTTCTTGACGTCCTCATGTGGTTCCCCTGTTTGGAAAAGCTCTATGTCACA TTTCACGCACACTATAGGACGTTTAAGCAAAATGAGCATCACTATGACCCACTACATCCAGCGTGCCTTCAGACCCATCTAAAGAGAGTGGTGTTTAAGTTATTCAAAGGCTCTAAGCAACAGATTGAGTTTGTCATGTTCTTTATTTTGTATGTGAAATTGCTAAAGAAAATTGAATTCCAAGTTTGCGGGGACTACTACAACACTGAATTTGTGGCTCGTCAACGCGCGCTGCTCAAAGTCGGAAACAGAGCTTCTCGATATGCTCAATTTACATTCAGGAATACTAGTGGTTGTACTGATGACCATGTCACCAAGCATATCCACGATTTGTCACTAGCTGACCCCTTTAGACTGCCTTAG